A window of the Desulfobulbaceae bacterium genome harbors these coding sequences:
- a CDS encoding GAK system ATP-grasp enzyme produces the protein MKLGVVGTTGGWSSEMLADTIAAKTGFRLLIDMEKTTLDLDTGEVWFNDIELSTLDGLLIKKIGARYSPDLLDRLEVLRFLHEKGLAIFSAPDKILRVLDRLSCTVTLRSAGIPMPPTTITEDTDCALTAVRKYGKAVFKPLYSSKARGMEVISDVPDAASQIAAFKEKNTFMYIQKKIDLGGRDLGVVFLGGKYLTTYARCNTGTSWNTTTTSGGKYEAYTPHPSLIQLAAKAQSLFGLDFTCVDVVETANGPVVFEVSAFGGFRGITTTSDFDPASLLVDYVMETIDHV, from the coding sequence ATGAAGCTTGGAGTTGTTGGAACTACCGGCGGGTGGTCCTCTGAAATGTTGGCCGACACAATTGCGGCTAAAACCGGATTCCGTCTGTTGATTGACATGGAAAAAACCACACTGGATCTGGATACTGGTGAAGTCTGGTTTAATGATATCGAATTGTCAACGCTTGATGGTCTGCTAATAAAAAAGATCGGAGCACGATATTCGCCTGATCTTTTGGATCGCTTGGAGGTTTTGCGCTTCCTCCATGAAAAGGGGCTGGCAATATTTTCGGCGCCCGACAAAATCTTGCGGGTTTTAGATCGTTTAAGTTGCACGGTAACCTTGCGTAGCGCCGGCATCCCCATGCCGCCGACAACCATTACCGAAGATACGGATTGTGCTCTCACTGCTGTCAGGAAATACGGTAAAGCTGTCTTTAAGCCTCTCTATTCTTCTAAGGCAAGGGGCATGGAGGTCATCAGTGACGTCCCGGATGCGGCCTCACAGATTGCAGCCTTTAAAGAGAAAAATACCTTCATGTATATTCAGAAAAAAATTGATTTGGGCGGCCGTGATTTAGGAGTTGTTTTTCTGGGCGGGAAATACCTTACCACCTATGCCCGCTGCAATACAGGAACATCCTGGAATACGACAACAACCTCCGGGGGTAAATATGAGGCCTACACTCCCCACCCATCTTTAATTCAATTGGCAGCAAAGGCGCAAAGCCTCTTCGGTCTTGACTTTACCTGTGTCGATGTGGTCGAGACGGCGAACGGACCGGTGGTTTTTGAAGTCTCGGCCTTTGGCGGATTTCGCGGCATCACCACAACCAGCGATTTTGATCCGGCTTCTCTTTTGGTGGATTATGTAATGGAAACAATAGATCATGTCTGA
- a CDS encoding amphi-Trp domain-containing protein, protein MKTNKVTRKQIGTVGDTIAYLEELINCFKANKIVVEHGDNHVVLTMPEQVVFEIGAKCKKGKSRFSLKLFWQEIPKNIEPFKISCQEPPERTPLLVDTKEMN, encoded by the coding sequence ATGAAAACTAACAAAGTAACTCGCAAACAGATTGGTACTGTCGGTGATACCATCGCCTATCTTGAAGAGTTGATCAACTGTTTCAAGGCCAATAAAATTGTAGTGGAGCATGGCGACAATCATGTTGTTCTTACTATGCCTGAGCAAGTAGTTTTTGAAATAGGCGCAAAATGTAAAAAAGGCAAGTCGCGCTTTTCCTTAAAACTCTTCTGGCAGGAAATTCCTAAAAATATTGAGCCCTTTAAGATATCATGCCAGGAGCCACCAGAGAGAACGCCGTTGCTGGTTGACACCAAAGAGATGAATTAA
- a CDS encoding GAK system CofD-like protein, which produces MSLRVTIQREVTIPNPVKLARFASSPELGPRILFFSGGSALRKLSRHIIRYTHNSIHLITAFDSGGSSAVLRKAFNMLAIGDLRARLMDLADQTLHGNPEIYQLFTHRLPMEEDNATLCHELDRMVNGSHPLVKHVPDPLRKIIRNHLYSFQKRMPDSFELQGASIGNLILTGGYLENRRHPDPVIFIFSKLVEARGVVRPIVNKHMHLAARLKNGTIVVGQHKLTGKKFQPVTDQIVSLYLVDDPKTAQPVAVDIRIKIKELICSAELICYPMGSFFTSIIANLLPTGVCEQIIQNKTPKVYVPNTGVDPECYGYDLAGQVRFLLNQLMDGNPDSTPGDVLNFVIVDSKNGQYAGGLDLEAVRALGVTVIDTPLISDQSTPYIDEHLLLPVLLSLV; this is translated from the coding sequence ATGAGCCTTCGAGTCACCATACAGCGTGAAGTAACAATACCTAACCCGGTAAAGCTTGCCCGCTTTGCCAGCTCACCGGAACTGGGCCCAAGAATACTTTTTTTCAGCGGCGGTTCGGCCTTACGAAAACTCAGCCGCCACATTATCCGCTACACACACAACTCAATTCACCTCATCACCGCATTTGATTCCGGAGGCAGTTCGGCTGTCCTGCGCAAGGCTTTTAATATGCTGGCAATAGGCGACCTGCGCGCCCGGTTAATGGATCTGGCGGATCAAACCCTGCACGGTAACCCTGAAATTTATCAGCTCTTTACCCATCGTTTACCAATGGAAGAGGACAACGCCACTCTCTGTCACGAGCTTGACAGAATGGTTAACGGGAGTCATCCCCTGGTCAAACATGTGCCCGACCCCTTGCGGAAGATAATTAGAAATCACCTGTACTCGTTTCAAAAACGCATGCCGGACAGTTTTGAACTGCAAGGCGCCAGTATCGGCAATCTTATTCTCACTGGCGGCTACCTGGAGAACCGGCGCCATCCAGACCCGGTCATATTTATTTTTTCAAAATTGGTGGAGGCTAGAGGGGTCGTTCGTCCAATAGTCAACAAGCATATGCATCTTGCTGCCAGATTAAAAAACGGGACGATCGTTGTCGGCCAACACAAATTGACCGGCAAGAAATTTCAACCAGTTACAGACCAGATTGTCTCCCTTTATCTCGTTGATGACCCTAAAACTGCGCAGCCCGTTGCCGTAGACATTCGGATAAAAATTAAGGAGCTTATTTGTTCAGCTGAGCTTATTTGCTATCCCATGGGAAGCTTTTTTACAAGTATCATCGCCAACCTGTTGCCAACCGGCGTTTGTGAACAAATTATTCAAAACAAGACTCCCAAGGTGTATGTACCCAACACTGGTGTTGACCCTGAGTGTTACGGGTATGATCTTGCGGGGCAGGTCAGGTTTTTACTCAACCAGCTTATGGATGGGAATCCAGATAGTACTCCCGGTGATGTCTTGAATTTTGTTATTGTCGACAGTAAAAATGGTCAATATGCAGGCGGCCTTGATCTGGAGGCTGTCAGGGCGTTGGGCGTAACCGTGATTGACACCCCGTTAATAAGTGATCAAAGCACTCCATATATAGACGAACATCTGCTGTTGCCCGTTTTGCTGTCGCTGGTTTAG
- a CDS encoding HprK-related kinase B, producing MSEIITERLQLTSEIRHTFPASHQLYLAFGGCTINVGLNSEELNRVLRQYFKPFIAGPTDPQIVITVHEAGRQLNYSYSVKQPDPGKAKIKEEFCDIDGGRIVHKRLTGMQFIFGQGDNLAVGPCLKNPNQVINFINNRFIEWKLQQGAILGHAAGVQHKGRGLALAGFSGMGKSTLALHLMSKGTSFVSNDRLLVNKSGADLLMAGVAKLPRVNPGTVLNNPDLTVTIPEEERRQFAELPLDQLWMLEHKYDVDIDACFGKNRFIIESPMHGLLILNWNRESTDDFSFRTVSLDERPDLLSAFMKSTGLFYLPYQKDTALDASQDEYLEHLRRITVFEASGPVNFDLAALKCLQFLESGKII from the coding sequence ATGTCTGAAATAATTACTGAGCGCCTGCAACTTACATCCGAAATACGTCACACGTTTCCGGCATCGCACCAGCTTTATCTTGCTTTCGGCGGCTGCACTATCAATGTGGGGCTTAACAGCGAAGAGCTTAACCGTGTTTTGCGGCAATACTTTAAGCCGTTTATCGCTGGCCCGACCGATCCTCAAATAGTTATCACCGTCCACGAGGCCGGCCGTCAGCTCAATTACTCCTATTCAGTCAAGCAGCCAGACCCTGGAAAGGCCAAGATCAAAGAGGAGTTCTGTGACATTGACGGCGGCCGTATCGTCCATAAGCGTCTCACGGGTATGCAGTTTATTTTCGGCCAGGGTGATAATCTGGCCGTGGGCCCCTGTCTGAAAAACCCCAATCAGGTAATCAACTTTATTAACAACCGATTTATTGAGTGGAAGCTGCAGCAGGGCGCAATTCTCGGTCATGCCGCCGGTGTGCAGCATAAAGGTCGCGGCCTGGCGCTGGCAGGTTTTTCCGGCATGGGGAAATCAACCCTGGCCTTGCACCTTATGAGCAAAGGGACTTCCTTTGTCAGCAATGACCGGCTCCTCGTCAATAAATCAGGTGCTGACCTGCTGATGGCCGGAGTTGCTAAACTCCCCAGGGTTAACCCAGGTACAGTTCTCAATAACCCGGATCTTACGGTCACAATCCCTGAAGAGGAGAGACGGCAGTTTGCTGAGCTGCCGCTAGATCAACTCTGGATGCTGGAACATAAATACGATGTTGATATTGATGCCTGTTTCGGCAAGAACCGTTTTATTATCGAATCACCGATGCACGGGCTTCTTATCCTGAACTGGAACAGGGAGAGCACCGACGATTTTTCGTTCCGAACGGTTTCCTTGGATGAGCGCCCCGATTTACTCTCCGCCTTTATGAAGTCCACCGGTCTCTTTTATCTGCCTTACCAAAAGGACACAGCTCTCGATGCAAGTCAGGATGAGTACCTTGAGCACCTCAGGAGAATAACCGTTTTCGAAGCCAGCGGACCTGTAAATTTTGACCTGGCGGCCTTAAAGTGCCTGCAATTTTTAGAGAGCGGAAAAATAATCTGA
- a CDS encoding AAA family ATPase, with the protein MAVLAFYHMKGGVGKTTTAVNVAAVAAQRGEKTLLWDLDPQGAAGYLLNVSPHSEIKLKKLLKGKLKDIAKHIQSTDSEFLDLLPADLAMRHMDIALSDSKKSAEKLAKVVRELSEHYQHIIFDCPPSISSLIDTIVDIVDAVIMPLIPAPLSLLTLDHFRSHLANGKQAALQIIPFYSMVDLRKTIHQNIVEEGKTFACRTFIPYRASVEKMTLTRLPLPFSEPHSRMTEIYIALWEEIQARLATRMLL; encoded by the coding sequence ATGGCAGTACTTGCTTTCTATCACATGAAAGGCGGAGTCGGTAAAACGACGACAGCTGTTAACGTCGCGGCTGTTGCCGCCCAAAGAGGAGAGAAAACACTTCTGTGGGATCTTGATCCCCAAGGTGCAGCGGGCTATCTCTTAAACGTTTCCCCGCACTCAGAGATTAAACTGAAAAAACTGTTAAAGGGCAAATTAAAGGATATTGCTAAACACATTCAGTCAACAGACTCGGAATTTCTTGATCTTTTGCCCGCTGATTTAGCTATGCGCCACATGGACATTGCCCTGAGCGACTCAAAAAAATCAGCTGAAAAACTTGCTAAGGTCGTTCGTGAGCTCAGTGAGCACTACCAGCACATCATTTTTGACTGTCCGCCAAGCATCTCTTCCTTAATTGATACTATTGTCGATATAGTGGACGCAGTTATTATGCCGTTAATCCCCGCACCATTGTCATTATTGACCCTGGACCATTTCCGCAGCCATCTGGCTAACGGCAAGCAGGCAGCGCTCCAGATTATTCCTTTTTATTCGATGGTTGATTTGCGCAAGACAATTCACCAAAATATAGTTGAAGAGGGGAAGACCTTTGCCTGCCGAACCTTTATTCCCTACCGGGCTAGTGTCGAAAAAATGACTCTTACACGCCTGCCGCTGCCTTTTTCTGAGCCTCATTCCCGCATGACCGAAATTTACATAGCTCTCTGGGAAGAGATTCAGGCGCGCTTGGCCACAAGGATGTTACTATGA
- a CDS encoding magnesium transporter CorA family protein, with protein sequence MLTFNKHQNGLIVEVPDFDTCEIVRALAPTSEEIEFLGNKLNIPEDFLVAALDRDERPRIEVDEGCRLLIVRIPHHSASSDTPYVTIALAFILTPTHIVSVCSEESLLWRDLLTTGRRQRLPPPGERVAFLCAMFMMIARQYLVSIRKIKEEADAAEEAICGSMKNEMLIRMLHLEKCLVFFTTSLRANEPLWDRFRRIHGRELTEDELDLVDDVKIEFRQAQDLAKIYSNILSGMMNAFASVIANNLNVVMKLLTLITIILMLPTLIASIYGMNIKLPWQSSPHAFLIVMLLSISLSGLGIAVFVRKKWF encoded by the coding sequence ATGTTGACCTTTAACAAACACCAGAACGGACTGATCGTCGAAGTCCCCGATTTTGACACCTGTGAGATCGTGCGTGCTCTGGCCCCGACCTCGGAGGAAATTGAATTCCTTGGCAATAAACTCAATATCCCGGAGGACTTCCTGGTGGCAGCCTTGGACCGTGATGAGCGGCCCCGTATCGAGGTCGACGAAGGCTGCCGGTTGTTGATCGTGCGTATACCGCACCACAGCGCCTCCTCAGACACCCCCTATGTCACCATTGCCCTGGCCTTTATTCTGACTCCTACTCATATTGTTTCCGTCTGTTCTGAGGAGTCGCTGTTGTGGCGTGATCTGCTGACAACCGGGCGCCGCCAACGCCTGCCGCCACCCGGAGAACGGGTCGCCTTTCTCTGTGCCATGTTCATGATGATTGCGCGCCAGTATCTCGTTTCGATCCGCAAGATCAAGGAAGAGGCGGACGCGGCGGAAGAGGCCATTTGCGGTTCCATGAAGAATGAGATGCTGATTCGTATGCTTCACCTGGAAAAATGCCTGGTCTTTTTCACCACATCGCTGCGGGCTAACGAGCCACTCTGGGATCGCTTTCGCAGAATCCACGGCCGTGAACTCACCGAGGACGAGTTGGACCTGGTTGATGATGTCAAAATCGAGTTCCGTCAAGCCCAGGATCTGGCCAAAATCTACAGCAACATCTTGAGCGGCATGATGAACGCCTTTGCCTCGGTTATCGCCAATAACCTCAACGTGGTGATGAAGCTATTGACCCTGATCACCATCATCCTGATGCTTCCTACGCTGATTGCCAGCATCTACGGAATGAACATCAAACTGCCTTGGCAGAGTTCGCCCCACGCCTTTCTGATCGTCATGCTCCTGTCAATCTCCCTGTCTGGTCTTGGTATCGCCGTTTTTGTCAGAAAAAAATGGTTTTAG
- a CDS encoding amphi-Trp domain-containing protein, whose protein sequence is MAENKFDFESLQDCESIKGYLEALVKGIDNKRIIFSTEQEEIVLNPNGLMKLTIKAKKKETKNRISIKLAWTEERKKLSAQNMAISSI, encoded by the coding sequence ATGGCAGAGAATAAATTTGATTTCGAGTCGCTGCAGGACTGTGAGAGTATCAAAGGGTACCTGGAAGCCCTTGTGAAGGGTATTGATAATAAAAGGATCATCTTTTCTACAGAGCAAGAAGAGATCGTACTCAATCCCAACGGCCTGATGAAGCTGACGATTAAAGCGAAAAAAAAGGAAACAAAGAATCGCATCAGTATTAAATTAGCCTGGACAGAAGAGCGCAAAAAACTCTCGGCCCAGAATATGGCTATTTCCAGTATCTAA
- a CDS encoding GAK system XXXCH domain-containing protein has protein sequence MGSREIKFERTVSAADVTSFFRAIANSIEGVSPELEDYGIDLNTAKKIAIEIKKGGDQFTLKIKAKYPDLLDAPGVQTGTTVGSGRPPYKYLKKRMKGAFKSIGNSLLAGEIPNDTTVGQFLDDSEVMVTYPGRGDEFYERYTAACREFSSAFESGKLEELSDKFTLLTKLKEECHGQYK, from the coding sequence ATGGGGTCCAGAGAAATTAAATTCGAAAGAACGGTTAGTGCCGCTGATGTAACAAGTTTTTTTAGAGCCATAGCCAACTCTATTGAAGGGGTCAGCCCTGAGCTTGAGGATTATGGAATTGATCTTAACACCGCCAAAAAAATTGCAATCGAAATAAAAAAGGGTGGTGATCAATTTACCCTCAAAATAAAAGCCAAATACCCAGACCTGCTTGATGCTCCAGGCGTTCAAACCGGGACAACCGTTGGCAGTGGCAGGCCTCCCTACAAGTACCTGAAAAAACGGATGAAAGGCGCTTTTAAATCGATAGGAAACAGTCTTCTGGCCGGAGAGATCCCCAACGACACGACTGTCGGCCAATTTCTTGATGATTCGGAGGTCATGGTGACTTACCCTGGTCGTGGCGATGAGTTCTACGAACGATATACCGCCGCCTGCCGCGAATTCAGCTCCGCATTTGAAAGCGGCAAACTCGAAGAATTGAGTGACAAATTTACACTCCTCACAAAATTAAAAGAAGAGTGTCACGGCCAATATAAATAG
- a CDS encoding phosphate uptake regulator PhoU, with product MQSINILAENFQFLVLEITGQVDNIQLFLANQNSKILEKIESRDDYIDNLKSIIENESFAQIHSQQGQKRKTEAHVVRAKYTICVNLERIGDYCVNIGRQVGHIKDLAVLQQFNFKEYFAEIRKCFPMILPVIESHDLTDALTICHAELNLDRKYKSDFDLIRNRLRAGEAVDDQITILFIIRYLERIGDALLNIGEALLFVIIGEKVKISQYLTLQKTLEKSGVSGSVSKIYYDAFWGTRSGCQISKVGVPDPESAEKVKNSIYKGGDPDKINAEKSSLEHWDRLFPGLAPKIISYHQEGDKAALLVEYLSGFTLEEALLNCDDDLLGGILTGVDCLLIDIWSKTKIDRPIQTNYIDQLVSRLEDIREVHPNLFQAGQKIGGKEILSTMEMISRAGRIEKQIVAPFSVYLHGDCNANNLVYNPLTNKLHFIDVHRSRQGDYLQDLSVLMVSFFRLPIFEESLRLKNNWVISLIYQLGQFMASQYDDKLFDVRLSLALSRSFFTSTRFELRDEFAQVMFCRGRYLLEKLIAHDGRPLEEFHLNEDVLYYS from the coding sequence ATGCAATCTATCAACATCCTTGCTGAGAATTTCCAATTCCTTGTTCTGGAAATAACCGGCCAAGTTGACAACATTCAGCTATTTCTGGCCAATCAGAATTCCAAGATTCTCGAAAAGATCGAATCCCGGGATGACTACATTGACAATCTGAAATCGATCATTGAAAATGAATCATTCGCTCAGATACACAGTCAACAGGGACAAAAAAGAAAGACCGAAGCCCACGTCGTTCGCGCCAAATATACCATTTGTGTAAACTTGGAGCGTATCGGTGACTATTGCGTTAATATCGGTCGCCAGGTTGGCCACATCAAGGATTTAGCGGTTCTGCAGCAGTTTAATTTCAAGGAGTATTTTGCTGAAATCCGCAAATGCTTTCCCATGATCCTGCCTGTTATTGAATCTCACGATCTTACCGACGCTTTGACAATCTGTCATGCTGAACTCAATCTTGATCGCAAATACAAAAGTGATTTTGATTTAATCAGAAACAGACTTCGGGCCGGTGAGGCTGTTGACGACCAAATTACCATTCTCTTTATAATCCGCTACCTGGAGCGAATCGGCGACGCCCTTTTGAATATCGGTGAAGCCTTGCTGTTTGTGATAATCGGCGAAAAAGTCAAAATTTCTCAATACCTTACGCTGCAAAAAACCCTCGAGAAATCAGGGGTTTCAGGGTCGGTTTCCAAAATTTACTACGATGCTTTCTGGGGGACCAGGTCCGGCTGCCAGATAAGCAAAGTCGGGGTGCCTGACCCGGAGAGTGCCGAAAAAGTCAAAAACTCCATTTATAAAGGTGGCGATCCAGACAAAATCAATGCGGAAAAATCAAGCCTTGAACACTGGGACAGGCTGTTCCCCGGGTTGGCGCCAAAGATCATCAGTTATCATCAAGAAGGCGATAAGGCGGCACTTCTGGTGGAGTATCTTTCCGGATTCACCCTTGAGGAGGCCTTGCTGAATTGTGACGACGACCTGCTGGGGGGAATTCTTACAGGCGTCGACTGCCTGCTGATTGATATATGGTCAAAAACTAAAATTGATCGGCCAATCCAGACAAACTATATCGATCAGCTTGTTTCACGGCTGGAGGACATTCGGGAGGTACATCCAAACCTATTCCAGGCCGGGCAAAAAATAGGGGGAAAAGAGATTCTCTCGACGATGGAAATGATCTCCCGGGCCGGCAGAATAGAAAAGCAGATAGTTGCTCCATTTTCTGTCTATCTGCATGGTGACTGTAACGCCAACAACCTGGTTTACAATCCACTGACAAACAAGCTTCACTTCATCGATGTGCATCGTTCTCGACAGGGCGATTATCTGCAGGATCTTTCAGTGCTGATGGTTTCCTTCTTTCGGCTGCCAATATTTGAAGAGTCGCTGCGGTTGAAAAACAACTGGGTTATCAGCCTTATCTATCAGCTTGGCCAATTCATGGCAAGCCAATATGATGACAAACTGTTCGATGTGCGCTTGTCCCTCGCCTTGAGCAGATCATTTTTTACTTCAACACGCTTTGAGTTGCGGGACGAATTTGCTCAAGTTATGTTCTGCCGCGGCCGCTACCTGCTTGAAAAATTGATTGCTCATGACGGACGCCCATTGGAGGAGTTTCATCTTAATGAAGATGTTCTCTACTACTCATAA
- a CDS encoding amphi-Trp domain-containing protein yields the protein METNKIAQTQQLELKEVIKYLEDLTKSFQEGNVVVQKEEAFVVLSLPESVTVKVEAKSKKDKAKFALELSWRVSEECAAGQIKIGSKVPGPKKEEKVPEKQKEKTEETKVKEKTESGKSDPATSAGAKAVAATDSKVGDKDKAVSAAAVPAKKK from the coding sequence ATGGAAACAAACAAAATTGCTCAAACCCAGCAGTTGGAATTGAAAGAAGTTATTAAGTACCTTGAAGACCTCACCAAAAGTTTCCAAGAAGGAAACGTTGTGGTCCAGAAAGAAGAAGCATTTGTCGTTTTAAGTCTGCCCGAATCTGTTACGGTGAAGGTTGAGGCAAAAAGCAAAAAAGACAAGGCAAAATTCGCCCTGGAACTTTCCTGGAGGGTCTCAGAAGAGTGTGCTGCGGGTCAAATAAAAATAGGCTCGAAGGTTCCAGGGCCCAAAAAAGAAGAAAAAGTACCTGAGAAGCAGAAAGAGAAAACCGAAGAAACCAAAGTGAAAGAGAAGACAGAATCTGGGAAAAGCGACCCCGCTACCTCTGCAGGAGCAAAGGCAGTAGCTGCTACCGACTCCAAAGTCGGCGACAAAGACAAGGCGGTTTCAGCGGCTGCTGTCCCAGCTAAAAAAAAGTGA
- a CDS encoding thioredoxin domain-containing protein: MLKKYPTEVKLVYKSFPLKNHEFARPAAQAAFAAGKQNKFWQMHDALLENYDSLNEEKIQSLAESIGLDLARFEKDRADEEISNHILADIRNGETAGVNGTPTIFVNGRQLKSLSMMGFQKAIEKELATKNKP, from the coding sequence GTGCTCAAGAAATATCCCACCGAAGTCAAACTGGTATATAAAAGTTTTCCACTTAAAAATCATGAGTTCGCCCGCCCTGCGGCCCAAGCCGCCTTTGCTGCGGGAAAGCAAAATAAATTCTGGCAAATGCACGATGCTCTTCTGGAAAACTACGATTCACTGAATGAAGAAAAGATACAAAGCCTGGCGGAGTCCATCGGCTTAGATCTCGCTCGTTTCGAAAAGGACAGAGCCGATGAGGAGATTTCCAACCATATACTGGCCGATATCAGAAATGGTGAGACAGCTGGAGTCAATGGAACCCCGACCATTTTTGTCAACGGCAGACAGCTCAAGAGCCTGAGCATGATGGGATTTCAGAAAGCTATTGAGAAAGAACTCGCTACAAAAAATAAACCCTGA
- a CDS encoding DUF560 domain-containing protein, protein MKIIYTTDKVMVWQWPLALWIVIALFFSFLAPPASEAAEQLSTDKEQVESLFAGGMSAREGGDNDFAVEAFIEILNIDPTINRARLELALTYANIFEYAKALEQAEIVLKDPGTPPKVKASVLAFVAQLEADKVNQTKTSDWRFPLSFSYVYDNNINIGPSSAVIPGIGELNPNQLPQSDSGVELSAGVSHTFRGGQYVRSSSKKPIFLVLSGLNYYNRHYFNEDVYDGDYDLEVISVRTSPALVVPGKWRANLDLQADILYYGDIRLGNYYTMIPAYTLYFGEVLEVTGDVTLSKRMYEQSTEAGRDSDYTAPRLHLRYLGPNNRYAIQGIFEYFDEEADLSRFSNTGTSFSVAGALNISREFSASVSYLNRKTKYDGLEPGFPSPRDENQDQLSLGLNYTFSENLPAFANWTLGYNVTWTGNQSNVATTDYDRTFYNLSMSRSF, encoded by the coding sequence ATGAAAATCATTTATACCACCGATAAGGTAATGGTCTGGCAATGGCCTTTGGCTTTGTGGATAGTAATTGCTCTATTTTTCTCTTTCCTTGCTCCACCGGCAAGCGAAGCAGCAGAACAGCTTTCCACTGATAAGGAGCAGGTGGAAAGCCTCTTTGCAGGAGGCATGTCGGCTCGGGAAGGCGGAGATAACGACTTTGCCGTTGAAGCGTTTATCGAAATATTAAATATCGATCCCACTATCAATCGGGCACGGCTTGAGCTGGCCCTGACGTATGCCAATATTTTTGAGTATGCCAAGGCCCTGGAACAGGCGGAAATTGTCCTGAAAGATCCTGGAACCCCTCCAAAGGTCAAAGCCTCAGTGCTGGCTTTTGTCGCACAGTTGGAGGCTGATAAGGTGAATCAAACCAAGACGAGCGACTGGCGGTTCCCCCTATCTTTTTCATATGTTTATGACAACAATATAAATATTGGCCCCAGTTCGGCTGTCATCCCCGGCATAGGTGAGCTTAACCCCAATCAGCTGCCCCAGTCAGACAGCGGCGTTGAGCTTTCCGCCGGAGTGAGCCATACGTTTCGAGGGGGTCAATACGTCCGTTCATCTTCAAAAAAACCAATTTTTTTAGTCTTGAGCGGCCTCAATTACTACAATCGCCATTATTTCAATGAGGATGTCTATGACGGTGATTATGACCTGGAGGTTATTTCCGTTCGAACATCTCCTGCCCTGGTTGTCCCTGGAAAGTGGAGAGCAAACCTTGATCTTCAGGCCGATATTCTCTATTACGGCGACATCAGACTGGGCAACTATTATACCATGATTCCGGCTTATACCTTGTATTTTGGAGAGGTACTTGAAGTGACCGGCGATGTGACCCTGTCAAAACGTATGTACGAACAGTCAACTGAAGCAGGCCGGGACAGCGATTATACCGCACCCAGACTGCATTTGAGATACTTAGGTCCAAATAATCGATACGCAATCCAGGGCATTTTTGAATATTTTGACGAAGAAGCCGATCTCTCACGTTTTTCCAACACCGGGACAAGCTTCTCTGTGGCAGGCGCACTGAATATCAGTAGAGAATTCTCAGCTTCGGTCTCCTACCTCAACAGAAAAACTAAGTACGACGGGTTGGAGCCCGGATTTCCTTCCCCCAGGGATGAAAACCAGGACCAGTTGAGTCTGGGCTTGAACTACACGTTTTCCGAAAACCTGCCAGCCTTTGCAAACTGGACCCTGGGGTACAATGTAACCTGGACCGGCAATCAATCCAATGTCGCAACCACTGATTATGACCGAACCTTTTACAACCTCTCTATGAGTCGGTCTTTCTAA